The Syngnathoides biaculeatus isolate LvHL_M chromosome 1, ASM1980259v1, whole genome shotgun sequence region ccaaataataataataataataataataataataataatactgtgccctgtgactgactggcgaccagttcagagtgtcgtccgaagttagctgggatagatagGCAGCAGCACTTCCACAACacttgtgaggttaagtggcttgaaaaaaatgaattattattattattattataataagtatTTTGTCATCGTTGTTgttttcccagctatcttcgggcaggagaataaactgctcagaaaatggatggacgttgttttttttatggccgCCTTTATTTCTTTGCAGTAACAgggtataattattttttgtttattctatTATCTATCACGGAAGAACAttggtcccccccccaaaaaaaaagcatcatttctcgtgttgtttttgttattaggttagttgtttttttatttttaaattttggcaatcgtattgttgttgtttttcttcttcttttaattatttttatattttttatattccgTTCACTACATTTTTAATGAAGATCGAGGAATGGATACTGTAATTGTTCTAACCGGAAACGGAATTATCCATTCCGGAAGTGCGTCAGTTAGAGCTTTAGTTTAGTGACAGCCGTGAGCTCTTAGCTTCTGACTCACAGCGGAACGACGTTACTCCGGGTCAGGCCCTTGAGTGACAGCTCGGCGCGCGAACCCTTTTCACTCGCACGGTACCTTACGATGGCAGCTGCGGATCCCCGGTCGTCGAGTGACGGCCGACCGGCTACCAGAGGCGGATACCCGGGCGGGGAGAGCAGCAAGGACCGCGACGGAGCGGGCGGCGGTAACGGAGAAGATGACCGGGACCGAGGCAGCTTCGAGTGCAACATTTGTTTTGACACTGCTAAGGACGCTGTCATTAGCATGTGCGGCCACCTGTTCTGGTATGGATCCACCCGGGCGTGTTTCGGTGATGGAGGactcattgtttttgtttaatcatTTAACCTGACTTCTCATTCTGACGGCGTGCGTTCTTTATTTACCTCCGGGACTTCGTGAGCATTACTAATTTGAGTGTAGCCGAAGATAAACGCGAGTTTATACTGCCAATATGCCTTTTAGTTTGTGAGAGCTGTGCGCTTAGTACGGCACACGCTGACCTATGTTTTTGACATCGACTCTCTGACTTGCCGTTTGTAACACATTAACTTGCTGGCTCAGCTTATGCAGATCATTTGCAGCTTTTAGGATACTCTTACTCTCGAAATGTGCCACAGACTTGTTTTAATAGACCTTCTTGTTAAATGTCACACTTGAAAATTTGATGATCGCCTTTTGTTCTACATCGACACAGGGACGATCCATTGTTTGGTCAAAACAATCTTTGTGTTGAAAAATTGAGTTACTCCTTTTTGGCAGACCTGTATAGAAATGGCAGTtgcttattttttcaaacaGGTGGTTTCCCTTTTTCTTACCTGATCCCAAACCCATGACTAACAGCTCCCTGTCGGAATGgtttggatttgagatcagcagAGCCTTTTAGTAGAAGAAAAAGACTCAGGGTTGAATCTGTTTGTTGCTTCTATTATGAGGAAGAGAAATGCCAACATGTTGGAAATTAGAAATGTGCAGGCACCTCACACTCAAACAGTGTGTAGATATGCTTATACGTAGATGGTTACTATGGTACAAACAGAGTTGTGGTAGATAGTAGAAAGTGTTTTACGATTGTTAGAAAAGATGTAGTTTATGGAGTGAATGAGGAACACCTGACATGCTCAAGACATGTGGTGTGTCAGCAACGTTCACTTCGTACTTTGtagatgtccatccatccattttcttagctgcttatcctcacaaaggtcacgggagcgctggagcctatcacagctgtctacaggcaggaggcggggtacaccctgaactggttcccagccaatcgcagggcacatcaagacagtcaaactcacaatcacacctaggggcaatttagactgtccaattaatgttgcatgtttttgggatgtgggaggaaaccagagtgcccggagaaaacccaggcaggcacagagaaagcatgcaaactccacacaggcgggtccgggattgaacccgggacctcagaactgtgaggccaacactttaccagctgattcaccgtgccgcctcggtTCGTAGATGTGTATCTGtaaatacattattattttgctaTCGAAAGCCCGTTCCCAGtctcgtttttgttttcttatagTTAGAGGTGTCACAAAAGCAAGAAATATTAGCTTCAAAGTCCCAGGTTTCTTTTCATGTAAAGGTggtttcctttgttttttggtcAGAAAGTGGTGTTTGTGGTTAAAAACCAACCCATGTTCAACTGCTGAAGACCCACATTCAACTGCCAAAGAATGGAAAAAGCGAGAGATGTACTTTTTTATGATGTGGTTAAGTTCAGATCTTATATTGTCACAGAATAAGATGTTGTGTAGGTCTTGAAAGTTCCGTCAAAATGGTCTAAAATTCCTGACACTgacagaaacatccatccatccattttcttttgctgcttatcctcacgagggtcgcggggagtgctggagcctatcactgCTGCAACGTGCagaaggcagtgtacaccctgaactggttgccagccaatcgcagggcacatcgagacaaacagccacactcacaatcacacctaggggcaatttagagtgtccaattaatgttgcatgttttggaagggagggaaaccgcagtgccaggagaaaaccgacgcaggcacggggagaacatgcaaactccacacaagcgtggCCGGGATCGATctcgtgtcctcagaactgtgaagccaatgctttcccagctgacccaccgtgacAGAAACAGTTAATAGAAATTCAACTTGTAACTGGTCTCCATGACTTCTGATTTGgtttctaaaaatatatttaacattgaaaagcagGGGCtattgtgtgtatttatatgtgaTATATACAACATGATAAGATGGTTGTACTTCTAAGGATGGTGTGTGCCTTTGAAAATAAAGTATGCAAGCTGTGTTTAGGTGAACTGAAATGTCATTGGTCACTCGTAGATAAGAACGTGATGATGTGCACAAGCATTTTTGCCGCAGAAATGGTGACGAAGTTGAAGACAAAGCTGGAGTCTGTGAATAGCAACCATATAGTGGAGCGGCAGGATTGAAGCAGTGACAAATTAGCCTGCCATTAACTTGTAGACACTCGTTTTTTTCTGCCTGGGCTTTTTAGTTCCAGCAGCTGCACAGATGTAAACTTTGATTTCTGTGTTGTGTGCTGATGGAGTTTAGTTGCCAAGCTTACTCACCTGCCCCCATCCCTCTCGCTTCCCCAGACGCTTTCGGACTTTGTAATATGATGCAACAATTAGTAAGGCAGCGGGTGTGATGACATCAGTTCACTTGTTGCAACTTTGCATAGCACTTGCCATCTAAATGTTAGAAACGGCTCTCAGAATGATGCAGTGCTGTTCTATGCTGTAAtgtatggaaaatgtttttctttaaaagaaatataaatTATAGTATTGAATCTAGGtaggtaaagtttttttttgtttttaagagcgTTAAAGGTGGGAGGTGTTAAACACACTGTCTTCTGCCTGCATTTCACATTGGATAATTAAACATCAGCACAAAGACACTCGGAACCAGTTTAAGTGTGTCTTAAATAAGTCCTAAAAAGGGTGCTAGCCAACCACCATCACCCTCCGCTGGACTAATGAGATGACTGTTCCAGTCTGGTGTTATGTGATCGCTAGCACATAAGCCCTGCACTGTATGTAGACAGGCAGAATCGTGTAGTAGTGTGTACGGTGAATTGTCATCAACCAAGTTGGACATTTTGTTCGGCTCTGTGCGTTTTTGAAAGGAATGTCAGCTGTCTGATATTCATTGTTACACAAACACCACATTGTTGAAGTGTCTGTTTATccgtctgtgtgtttgtgtccacAGACTTCTGTcataaaaaaactttacaaaacaACTTTGCAAATGTTCagcaaatattgtgtttgtggtGCGCCGTTTTGAACAACCGCACTGAATCAGAACTGGTTTGTTTGGTTGTCCTGTTTGGCTACACAAGCGCGACAAAATATTATAATACAAACAGCAACACATGCAATGCTGTCCTACGTAACTCCAAACTGCTACTATAATGTAACATGAGAATGAACATATTTTAAAGTaaagtgaaaattatttttcatcatacaAATGTATATTTGTCATAatacagattttctttttcttttcacagcTGGCCCTGCCTCCATCAAGTAAGTTTTGATCTCTTTTTCAGTCATTTGCTTTGTTCAGGACTATCCACATGAATCACGTCAGTAATTCAATATTGACTCTTCAACAGAAAGCAAAGTCTAAACATGCAAATTTTCTTAGAACACAACGAATTGACAGGTCAACTTAAACAATATTCCTGACTTTCCGCTCAAGTCCTAAAAGTGTCAGTAGTGTGCTCTAAAACCGTTTCTGATTAAAATAAGTCAAGAAGGCAAAATTCTCAAAACAACATAAACAACAGGAATGTGCTCATAACTTTGTGTGCTGAAAATCCAAAGTGACAAAGGCACATAATTTTTCGTAATATGAATCTCACCAGTTGTTGACAGCTAAgtgataatggaaaaaaatatttcttgtcCTCTTTTTAAGCAGGTAATGAGGTAAACTAGCCTTGCTTAAACTGTCAGGATTGAACTGAATGTGAAAGTCATGACAACAGCAAGAAGGGCATTGAGCATTTTCTGTATGGGCACAGATTCAATGTGATTAAATAATAAAGTGAAATTAAAAGTCAAACTGTAACACATCAGCTCACGAAATGTTCACCCAATCTTAATGGTCATTGCATTTGCGTGAGATGTAATTTGGAAATCGGCACATGTAAGGTGATTTAGCACATCGTAAACATACTAATGCCATTAGTTAATCCTTCTGTTTACCACTTCTTCCTCTGTGGCACACTTCAACTGCTTTCACGCAGCATTGTTCAAAAggccaatttggaaaaaaaaaatacaacacagagaattacatttgtacatattttatgaTTGAAGTCTGCCAGCCTAATGCTAGCATATAATTGTAAATGCTATAGATGGGCTaacgcaggggtcaccaatgtggtgcccgcgggcgaatggtagcccgcgaggaccatataaggcgcctgcgaggtatgttctaaaaataccgtaGGCCATAAATTGCTgctattatttgtgttttaaattttgaatctgacttgcttacatgaattaaaattttaaaatacctgtaatgtcatttactacaataaattaaaacaaaaatattttgtgtacgtgtaatgaactgagtctgaagtttgccgcaaacaggtgacgtagcccttcatacaatcggtggtcacgaagtagccctcagcctcaaaaaggttgctgagccctgggcTAACGAATAGCAACAATGTGGTGATATTAGGACCCTttaagccacaggtgtcaaactcaaggcccgggggccagatctggtccgccacatgattttatgtgtcccACAAAGCAAATCTAGTgtgaatttcaattattcttgtaaaaatctgtacaaaaatttcaacttgccatgcatcataaatgataaaattgagatattacaagcatttttgtgtaaccaaacatgaatagttgaaaaacacattaaccttgatttctgattccaaaagtacatcataaattgatgatgtaaatacgatgagatgattaaatatttgcattgtttcacagtcataacggccctctgagggaaaccggaaccacaatgtggccaacgagaaaaatgagtttgatacccctgcTTTTTAAGCAATAGATACTTGAATAAAAATGGTGGGGCAACACATTTGGAGAGATAATACTGAGGAGCAATTTGTAAACAAATTTCTGTTGAATTAGTTTTTTTATgccaattaaaattaaaactggCATGCTGATTCCAAATTTGGAGTTAGGTTTTTTTCCTACCACATCAaggtttttcttcacttttctttgctagcgtgttactgctgtgtctcagtgatttttttttttcccccttttgtttttttttaaccgaccctgttagcatggcgcaagcattagtgttagcgaggcgctagcgttagtgttaaactcactgtactgtctttctttctaaatatctcgtgtttcattgtGGATTTtactgtgggcacttgcggcttttacacaggtgcagcatatgtatgtacaaaatggtatttacaaatgtactgggtgaggcttataaccaggtgcgctttgtaggggGGGAATTGCGGTATATCCATGTTTGTATTATAGTGTCCCCATGTAGATAAGGCATACACCAGAAAGCGCAGGACAATGTTCATTGaattggagagaaaaaaaaaagggggggggcaaaaaggtTTATTTCATGCATTCTAGTTGAATGtcattattgcatgttttcatAAAAAGCAATGTTCTAGAATTGTGTTTTTCTAATTAAACAAGATATTACATGGGCTTTCTTAACGGGAGTGTCGTTAAACGATTATACTCTTTGCAGATTGTTACGTCACCTTCATTCTCTTACAAACACCATTTTTCCTTTCCTCTTCTGCTGTGTTTAGTGGTTGGAGACAAGGCCCAGCAGACCCCAGTGTCCTGTGTGTAAAGCTGGCATCAGCAGAGAGAAAGTCATCCCATTGTATGGACGAGGGAGCTCCAGTCAAGAGGACCCCCGGTAGGCCCAGTGTCCTCTATACTGTGTACCGTATGTGCGTGATAGCCTTGTACTGCATAATAACTGTTTGGTTTGGTCTTCAGATTGAAAACTCCCCCAAGGCCTCAGGGACAGAGAACTGAGCCAGAAAACCGAGGCGGAGTGagtctattttgtttttgcatctaCAATATAGTGGCAAAAGGATATTTCACTCGCAGGAAGTGACAATCTAAAACGGGGAATCCCTGCTACTCTCCCCACGAATAGAAAATCTGAGCGTAATTGACATCTGCCCAAAAAGGTTTGTAATCGCAAGAGGCTGACAAagcacttatttttatttatttgacaatGCTATGGGCTAGCTAAATGGAGCGTGAGAGGAAAAAGTAATTTGTACCTTTGGAATTTAAAAACGTAAAAAATTGGTCATTAAATGTAGTCTGAGCGTCACCTAAATAACAAGAATAAAACTTTACaccatcaggatttttgggaccgatcaacacgttaaaaaaaaaaaactaatcgaTCACCCATCCAAACACAATATAGAGCATTTATTTgccgatcagcaaaaaatgccaaatatCAGCTGATCCGATGAGTTATACAATTGGTGTAAAGTCTCCAAAAATGTAAGTGAACCCTTTTAATAAACGGTCGACCCTTCTTTGCCTGTTAACATCCATCAAATGTTTGCTATAGTTGCAAATCAGATGTGCAGAATGATCTTCATGAATTTTAGACCTCTCTTTACAAAACTTTCTTGAGGTCATCCCACAGCATCTCATTCGGGTTGAGGTCAACACTATGGCTGGGCCACTCCAGAACATGTATTTTCTTCCTTTGAAGCCATtctgtttatttgtttctgttttggatcattgtcctatACTTTTAAGAGTCAACTTTCAGACAGACAGCCTCGATTTcttctcccaaaaaaatctcgaaaaattcatttttacattcatgATAGCAAGCTGTCCAGGCCCTGACGAAGTAAGCACCCCCATATCATGAGAGTTGTTGGTGTGTGCCAGTGATTTCTGcagctgagatttttttttttttttttttttacctgattcAGCATTCTGCGGTATGCTCTTGGAGTCATCTTGACAGGATGGCGACTCATCCTGATCGTTGTGCACTTGCGATCTGCAATTACAGGACTCATTTGGTTGAGGTTAATTGCTCCAAGAGGAGGGTCAATCAGTTACTAAATCTGAGGATTCACAACTTTTCCCTCCCAGGTCTAcgtgattttcaatacaaatgtgaaaacaaTTTTGTATGATGTTAGTTTATGCAAATTGTTTATCCtagtgatttattattttaattagaCATGGCTGGGGACAAGCTCACTTATGTATCATAGTGTTAGACAACTAGCGGACAAGTTGTCCTGGCTAAAATGGCTCCTATTAGATGTATCTATGTTTGTCTCTCTAGTGGTAGAAGTTGCTGGAGCTATGTTCACCTTTCATCCAATTCAAAAGTGTGGTTTGCTT contains the following coding sequences:
- the rnf5 gene encoding E3 ubiquitin-protein ligase RNF5 codes for the protein MAAADPRSSSDGRPATRGGYPGGESSKDRDGAGGGNGEDDRDRGSFECNICFDTAKDAVISMCGHLFCWPCLHQWLETRPSRPQCPVCKAGISREKVIPLYGRGSSSQEDPRLKTPPRPQGQRTEPENRGGMFQGFSDTSFHMSFGIGAFPFGFFTTVFNGNDPFHRPDQYAGDAQGNGGNVNNGNYNWQDSLFLFVAIFFFFWLLSV